A genome region from Methanobacterium subterraneum includes the following:
- the hisF gene encoding imidazole glycerol phosphate synthase subunit HisF: MLAKRIIPCLDCDLNVPHGRVVKGVEFKQIRYAGEPVELATKYYEDGADEIVFLDITASHERRETMAEVIKATTENVFVPICVGGGIRKPQDYVNMLKAGADKCSTNTAAIHNPDLINEASKVVGSQACVIGIDAKRRYVEDPKENDDHVIIETPQGYCWYDCSIYGGREFTGIDAVKWAMECQERGAGEILLTSMDRDGTKDGYDIPLNKTMSQMLDIPIIASGGGGNPEHIYEVFDKGEADAALAASIFHFDEYPVPVVKEFLKEKGVAVRL; encoded by the coding sequence ATGCTGGCTAAACGTATCATACCCTGCCTGGACTGCGACCTTAACGTGCCCCATGGGCGCGTGGTTAAGGGAGTTGAATTCAAACAGATCCGCTATGCTGGAGAACCAGTGGAACTGGCCACCAAATACTATGAGGATGGAGCCGATGAAATAGTGTTCCTGGACATAACCGCCTCCCACGAGCGCAGGGAAACCATGGCCGAGGTTATAAAGGCAACCACCGAGAATGTCTTCGTGCCCATCTGTGTGGGCGGAGGTATCAGGAAGCCCCAAGACTATGTGAACATGCTCAAAGCAGGGGCAGATAAGTGCAGTACCAACACTGCAGCAATACACAATCCTGATCTCATCAACGAAGCATCCAAGGTAGTGGGTAGCCAGGCCTGTGTCATTGGTATTGATGCCAAACGTCGTTACGTGGAAGACCCTAAAGAAAACGATGATCATGTTATTATCGAAACACCCCAGGGATACTGCTGGTATGACTGCAGTATCTACGGCGGCCGGGAATTCACTGGAATAGATGCTGTGAAGTGGGCTATGGAATGCCAGGAACGTGGAGCTGGGGAGATTCTTCTAACCAGTATGGATCGGGATGGTACCAAGGATGGTTACGATATTCCCCTGAACAAGACCATGAGCCAGATGCTGGATATTCCCATAATTGCCTCAGGTGGTGGAGGTAATCCGGAACATATCTATGAAGTATTTGATAAGGGTGAAGCAGATGCTGCTCTTGCTGCCAGTATCTTCCACTTTGATGAGTACCCGGTGCCTGTGGTGAAGGAGTTCTTGAAGGAAAAGGGTGTTGCTGTCAGACTCTAA
- a CDS encoding rhodanese-like domain-containing protein yields the protein MGKFITVTPQTALDLMEKELEIIILDIRPYDEFKKEHIPGAVNLDYDGHQFQSKAEKLDKDQVYLIYCKTGVRGGYFLDKMRESGFQGAYNILGGFVAWKISKLPMVSGE from the coding sequence ATGGGTAAATTCATCACCGTAACTCCTCAGACTGCACTTGATTTAATGGAAAAAGAACTAGAGATTATAATACTGGACATCCGCCCCTATGATGAGTTTAAAAAGGAACACATTCCCGGGGCAGTGAACCTGGATTATGATGGTCACCAGTTCCAGAGTAAAGCTGAGAAACTGGATAAAGATCAGGTTTATCTGATCTACTGTAAGACTGGTGTCCGGGGAGGATATTTCCTGGATAAAATGAGAGAATCCGGTTTCCAGGGTGCTTATAATATTTTAGGTGGTTTTGTAGCTTGGAAGATCAGTAAATTGCCAATGGTGAGTGGGGAATAA
- a CDS encoding NAD-dependent malic enzyme, giving the protein MKLYLYPIPGGQSNIPEFPKYGGLQFKSIAITVEKEGTKYIETHLRGSQLLQSSHLNKGTAFSTKERELFHLIGLLPHSVETLDEQLQRAYCQFSLQADDLQKNIFLNNLYNTNETLFFRLIREHIPEMMPIVYTPTAGLAIQRYSDEFRKPRGIYLSYPEREHVDEILSQWDDDKIDLIVLTDSEQILGIGDQGANGIGISVAKLVVYTLCAGINPRRMLPIMIDVGTNNPDLLEDPFYLGWRHPRISPKEYHKFVENVVNAINEKFPHVFLQWEDFGKKNARYHLDRYQDVMCTFNDDIQGTGAVAMAALLNALKITGTQLSNHRVLIYGAGTAGCGIADELWRQMVKEGLNHQEAYDHFYLMDREGLVTGARDKIDYFKAPYACSSTEPSEWDPGDDPRELLDVVRNVQPTILIGTSTVQGAFTREVVTTMASQIERPIIFPLSNPLTLTEAKPEDIIRWTGGRALVATGSPFSDVEFRQKSYPVAQCNNALIFPGLGLGVVSSQAARVTASMMDAAIVELASSAQLNEDNTRLLPEVSRLMDVSKDIGVAVARQAILEGVARKRVNGNIEALVENNMWEPVYIPYKPLVVINSK; this is encoded by the coding sequence TTGAAATTATATTTATATCCCATACCAGGGGGACAATCAAATATCCCGGAGTTCCCAAAATATGGGGGGTTACAGTTTAAATCCATAGCGATTACTGTCGAAAAAGAAGGAACCAAATACATTGAAACTCATCTGAGAGGGAGTCAACTCCTTCAATCCTCACACCTAAATAAGGGCACTGCTTTTAGTACTAAAGAAAGAGAATTATTCCATCTTATCGGACTTTTACCCCATTCTGTGGAGACTCTGGATGAACAACTCCAACGGGCCTACTGTCAGTTCTCCCTGCAGGCCGATGATCTGCAGAAAAATATTTTTCTTAACAATCTTTACAACACCAATGAAACTCTTTTTTTCCGTCTAATCCGTGAACACATCCCGGAAATGATGCCCATTGTCTACACACCCACTGCGGGTCTGGCCATCCAACGTTACAGTGATGAATTCCGGAAACCCCGTGGAATCTACCTTTCCTACCCTGAAAGGGAGCATGTTGATGAAATCCTGAGTCAATGGGATGATGACAAAATCGATCTGATTGTTTTAACTGATTCTGAGCAGATACTGGGTATCGGTGATCAGGGTGCCAATGGAATAGGTATTTCAGTTGCAAAACTGGTGGTTTACACCCTATGTGCCGGTATCAATCCCCGGAGAATGCTACCCATTATGATTGATGTTGGTACCAATAATCCGGACTTACTGGAAGATCCATTCTATTTAGGCTGGCGTCATCCACGTATCAGCCCTAAAGAATACCATAAATTTGTGGAAAATGTGGTTAATGCCATAAATGAGAAGTTTCCCCATGTTTTCCTCCAGTGGGAGGATTTCGGTAAGAAAAATGCTAGGTATCACTTGGATCGTTACCAGGATGTGATGTGCACCTTCAATGATGATATACAGGGTACCGGGGCTGTTGCCATGGCCGCTCTCCTGAATGCTTTGAAAATAACCGGTACCCAACTATCTAATCATCGGGTGCTTATCTATGGTGCTGGAACTGCTGGTTGTGGTATAGCTGATGAACTATGGAGACAGATGGTAAAGGAAGGCCTTAATCACCAGGAAGCCTATGATCATTTCTATCTGATGGATCGTGAGGGCCTGGTAACCGGGGCCCGGGACAAAATTGACTACTTCAAAGCACCGTACGCCTGCAGTTCAACAGAACCCAGTGAATGGGATCCGGGAGATGATCCCCGGGAACTTCTGGATGTGGTGCGTAATGTGCAGCCCACCATCCTCATTGGCACCAGCACAGTGCAGGGGGCTTTCACCCGCGAGGTGGTAACCACCATGGCATCCCAGATTGAAAGGCCGATAATATTCCCTTTATCCAATCCATTAACCCTAACTGAAGCCAAACCAGAAGATATTATCAGATGGACTGGGGGTCGTGCACTGGTGGCCACTGGCAGTCCTTTTAGTGATGTAGAATTCAGGCAGAAATCTTATCCAGTGGCCCAGTGCAATAATGCTCTGATATTCCCGGGGCTGGGCTTGGGTGTTGTCAGCAGCCAGGCAGCGAGGGTGACTGCGAGTATGATGGATGCTGCCATCGTCGAACTGGCCAGTTCCGCCCAATTGAATGAGGATAACACCCGATTGCTTCCCGAAGTTTCCAGGTTAATGGATGTGAGTAAAGATATTGGGGTGGCCGTGGCCAGGCAGGCCATACTGGAAGGAGTTGCCCGGAAAAGAGTGAATGGTAACATTGAAGCACTAGTGGAAAACAATATGTGGGAACCGGTTTACATACCTTACAAGCCACTGGTAGTTATAAACTCTAAATAA
- a CDS encoding AarF/UbiB family protein, producing the protein MMSTRADLVGLEMADEFTKLQDDTLPFDFDTVKIIVEGELGKPLDQLFQSFEEEHLAAASIGQVHRAVLPDGTLVAVKVQRPGIQDLVEKDLVIMHHLADLLHKKISSLQVFNVPEIVDEFENPSIKRWTTVWKPGTPRISRPASRG; encoded by the coding sequence ATGATGAGCACCCGGGCGGATCTGGTGGGGCTGGAAATGGCTGATGAGTTCACCAAACTCCAGGATGACACATTACCCTTTGATTTTGACACAGTGAAGATAATTGTGGAGGGTGAACTGGGAAAACCATTAGACCAGTTATTCCAGAGTTTTGAAGAGGAACACCTGGCTGCGGCTTCCATTGGCCAGGTTCACCGTGCAGTTTTACCCGATGGCACCCTGGTGGCGGTTAAGGTACAGAGGCCGGGTATTCAGGATCTGGTGGAAAAAGACCTGGTTATCATGCATCACCTGGCTGATCTGCTCCATAAGAAAATTTCCAGTCTCCAGGTGTTCAATGTTCCGGAGATTGTGGATGAATTTGAAAATCCATCCATAAAGAGATGGACTACGGTCTGGAAGCCCGGAACACCCAGAATTTCCAGGCCAGCTTCGAGAGGATGA
- a CDS encoding threonine/serine exporter family protein yields the protein MVPETNSSHINPSNISAEGDLPPYLLEFLTELARAMTAAGIAVMTIEAILKNICRAYGVKAQEVIDFPTFVLIKISDGNSKALAVTRQKPGLLPLDQVSRLYELIYLAENAEITPEQGINRIKEIINVKRQHNYIRHILGYALYSTGLGMLLLPTTSELLFCVALGAIVGLIIGYSEDKPRLTLILPVLTAFLVSMIFFFGVKQGIVKGSLTILVPALSYFIPGAVLATGMYELAANNVISGASRLVQGVVILLLLLFGVILGLQVVGLSPGEYMVAYLATPLGWWAPYIGVLVFTLGMYLLMSIRNRDMLGVLIVLSATFLGLQAGNYLLGGLFGAFIGSVTMTIMGTFLERSKLKTPYYVSIIPAFWILVPGSLGFMSLATLAGQNYSASITNLIMVVLTFVAISMGLLIGAVLADPLKIEN from the coding sequence ATGGTTCCTGAAACTAATTCATCTCACATAAACCCTTCCAACATATCTGCTGAAGGTGATTTACCACCGTACTTACTGGAATTTTTAACCGAACTAGCCCGGGCCATGACTGCAGCAGGAATCGCAGTGATGACCATAGAAGCTATACTAAAGAATATATGCCGGGCTTATGGTGTTAAAGCCCAGGAAGTGATTGATTTTCCAACATTCGTTCTCATCAAGATCAGTGATGGGAATTCAAAGGCCCTGGCAGTAACCAGGCAAAAACCCGGACTCCTGCCCTTGGACCAGGTGTCACGATTATATGAGTTAATATACTTGGCAGAAAATGCAGAAATAACTCCAGAACAGGGTATTAATCGTATAAAAGAGATAATAAATGTTAAACGCCAGCACAACTATATAAGACACATATTGGGATACGCACTATACTCTACTGGCCTTGGAATGCTACTTTTACCCACAACCAGTGAATTATTATTCTGTGTAGCATTAGGGGCAATTGTGGGTTTAATAATAGGATACTCTGAGGATAAACCCAGATTAACCCTTATTTTACCGGTTTTAACCGCGTTCCTGGTGTCCATGATCTTCTTTTTCGGTGTGAAGCAGGGAATTGTAAAGGGATCCCTCACCATCCTGGTCCCGGCACTTTCTTACTTCATCCCGGGGGCGGTTCTGGCCACTGGAATGTACGAACTGGCCGCTAACAATGTGATATCTGGTGCCAGTCGCCTGGTTCAGGGAGTGGTTATACTGTTACTCCTACTTTTTGGAGTTATATTGGGTCTTCAAGTTGTTGGCTTGTCTCCAGGGGAGTACATGGTAGCTTATCTAGCCACTCCACTGGGCTGGTGGGCGCCCTATATTGGAGTCCTGGTTTTCACCCTGGGGATGTACCTTTTAATGTCAATAAGAAACCGTGACATGTTGGGAGTTTTGATTGTGTTATCAGCCACTTTCCTGGGACTTCAGGCTGGAAACTACCTCCTGGGAGGACTTTTCGGTGCTTTTATAGGATCCGTCACCATGACTATAATGGGAACATTTCTGGAAAGATCAAAGCTTAAAACACCTTATTACGTATCTATAATACCTGCATTCTGGATTTTAGTGCCAGGATCCTTGGGATTCATGAGTCTCGCTACATTGGCTGGCCAAAACTATTCCGCATCCATTACAAACCTGATAATGGTGGTCCTGACCTTCGTGGCTATCTCCATGGGTTTACTTATTGGTGCGGTCCTGGCAGATCCATTAAAAATTGAAAATTAA